TGATCAGCTCGTCGTAGGTGGCGTTGGTGTACATCGCCTCCTCGCGCCAGTCGCCGAGGATGTCGCCCACGAAGAGGGGGTTGATGCCCTGGGAGGCGTCGACGGCACCGTAGTTCCAGGTGCTCACCAGTCGCGGCAGGCTGCCGGTCGACGTCGGGTTCAGCGGGTTCCACTTCTCGATCTTGCCGTCGTTGAGCAGTTCCGCGGTGAGGTCGCCGTCCCACCACAGGCCCAGCTGCGGCCAGGGGCGCTTGGCCGTGTCGGGTTCGGTGAGGGCGTTGGTGCGCGCGTTGTACAGGCCGGAGAACGACCAGACCTCCATGCCCGGGTAGCGGGAGTCGATGTCGGCGGCCATGCCGCGTCCGACGTCGGCGGGGCCGCCGTAGTGCTGCCAGATCAGGGCGCCGGTGGAGGCGTCGTAGTAGTACTCCAGCAGTCCGCTCGGGTTGTCCTGCTGGACGCCGTAACCCTCCAGGCCGGGGCGGCTCGGGTCCATGTCGGCGATGTGGAAGCGGTCGCCGTGGACGATGCCCTTGGGACCCATCGAGTAGCGCAGGGTGCCGTCGCCGTTGAGGACGAACCCGATCTCGGCGATCTCGTCGGTGCCGTCGCCGTTGACGTCGATGGCGCGGGTGTTGTGCCCGTCGGGTGCGTCCTGGGTGCCGCGCTGCCAGGTCCACTGGCGGTCCAGGGAGCCGCCGTCGTACTTCCAGGCGCCGATCATCAGGTTGAACGCCCCGCCGTCCTGCCGGTTCTTCATGAAGGCGACCAGGCTGGGGGTGGTGCCGTTGAGGTAGGCCACGCCGAGGCGGGCGGCGAGCGGGCCGTCGGACAGATAGGTCGTCGGGATCGACGAGTACCGGCTGAGCGCGCCGGTGCGGCCGTCGAGGACCGCCATCCACTGCCGTGAGTCGTCGGCGTGCGTCCAGGTGGCCCCGTCGCCGAAGGTCACCCCGTCGGCGATTTTCAGGGCGACCTCGGCGTCGCCGTCGCTGTCGAAGTCATAGACCGTGACGCCGTCCCAGTTGCCGACGTCGACGGTCGACGACCCCGGCTCGATGTTGTCCTGGTTCTGGCTGTTGGGCCCCAGGTTCACCTGCCAGAGGAAGGTCCCGTCACTTCGGTACGCCTCCAGCGTCTGGGGAGAGGTCTGGCGGTCGATCACGTAGTCGTACGCGCCGTCACCGTCGAGGTCGCCGACCCAGGCGAACTTCACCGGGCCGCCGGAGCGCAACGGCACGCGGACCACGGGTTCGGTGGCGTGGTTGGCCGTCAACGTGAAGGCTCCGCTGGGGGTTTGCTCCTGGCCGCCGACGACCGGGGTCACGCGGTAGCTGTTGGACTTGGTCAAGTCGGCGCTCGCGTCGGTGTAGTTGGTGCCCGCTGTCAGCGCGGTGGCGTTGAGCCTGGTGTACGCGCCGCCCGCGGTGGAGCGGTACACGTTGAACCCGATGCCCTCCGGGTCCAGGCCCAACAACCGCCAGGAGACGAGCACTTGGGTGGAGCTGTTGCGCACCGCGACGACCCCGCGACCGAGGTTCTCCATCACCCGCGCGGATTGCGCGGATTGCGCGGACTGCGCGGTCGTGTCGGCGGACGCGGGGTCGGTGGGGCCGACGGCCCAGAGGGAGGCGAGGGCGAGTAACGCGGCGGCGGTGGCGGCGCGCCCGCGAGTCGTTAGTGACATATGCATGACAACCTCTTTGATGCGGAAGGGGGTGCCGAGGTGGTTAAGCGCTTTCAGTCGAGATGGAAGCACCGGTGTGTGAGGGCGTCAAGGAGCATGTCAATGTTGGCGTCTCTATCACTGAAAACGTTTGCATTACTCACGCCGGGAGGACACGCACGACGTTCGCCCCCATGGCCTCCGCCGAGTGCGGTGAGGAGCCGGCCGGATGTTCGACTACGAACCCCTCGACGGGTGAGGCGGCGGCCCGGTCACCCGGGGGAGGCTCCGCCCGGTCGGCGTCGCCCTACCCGCTCACGGCCGCGGTGGTCCGGCGGGCGACCAGCGTGGGGGAGAGCTTGATCTGTACGGAGGTCTTGGTGCGGTCGGCGATCCGCTCCAGCAGCAGGCGCACGGCGTTGCCGCCGATCTCGTGCCCCGCCTGGTCGACGCTGGTCAGGGAGATGGGGCTGAAGGAGGCGAACGTCGTGTTGTCGTAGCCGGCGACCGAGATGTCGCCGGGAACGGCCAGCCCGGCCTCGGCGAGGGCTTCGAGCGCGCCCATGGCGACGATGTCCGCGCCGGCGAAGACGGCCGTGGGCCGTCGCCCTCGGGCGAGCAGCTGCCGGGCGCCTTCGTATCCGCCCTGTTGGGTGTAGGTGGTGGAGACGATGTCGATCTCGTCGGCGAGACCGTGGGCCCGCATGGCGCGCCGGTAGCCGTCCGCGCGCTGGGCGTTGGGCATCTCCGCGATGCGGGTCGGGTCGGTCTCGTGGTGCTCGATATGGGCGATGCGGCGGTGGCCGAGGCCGACGAGGTGGTCGACGACCAGGGACGCGCCCGCCATGTCGTCGTCCGTGACGGTGTCGTAGACGGGGGAATGCCCGTGCCGGCCGACCACGACGGTCGGCACGGCGGAGGCGACGTGCTCCAGGCGGGCGCGCGAGGAGACGGGAGCGATCAGGATGATGCCGTCCATCCCCCGGTCGATCATGGCCTCCGTGACGCGTGCCTCGCTCTGCTCGTCGTTGCAGCCGCCGGGTCCCAGGAAGACCTGGTAGTCGGTGTCGGCGAGGCGGCCGGTGACGCCGTCGACGATCTCGGGGAAGAAGGGGTTGCGGATGTCCGGGAGCATCACGCCGATCGTGTAGGTCTGTCCGCGCAGACCTCGCGCGGCCGCCAGGGGCCGGTAGCCGAGCTCGTCGATGGCGCGCCGCACCTTGGCCCGCATCTCGGGGCTCGCTCCGTAGGCGTTGCGCAGCACTTTGGACACCGCGGTGGTGGACACCCGCGCATGACGGGCCACGTCGACGATCGTCACGCGACGTGCGGGCTTGGGCGGCTCCATGCGGGTTCCTTCGGTGCCGTGGGCAACGTTGGCGGAAAGTGTACGGAGAAAGTCCTCCCCGGGTAAGTGCGATCACCGGGGCGCGATCGGCCGACTGGGCCCGGCGCCGTAACAATCGTGCAGCATGCACGGCATCTTGACGTCATGCGAGGGGCTCTCTAGGGTCTGGCACCACCCGATGGGAAACGTTACCCGTCAGCCTCCAGCCAGTGCGCGTTCCGACTGTCGTCCGCAGCCCACAACACAACATTCCCGGCGGGTGCCCGCACTCCGCCGAGCCGCTCCAGCCCGCAACGGGCAGGCTTTGAATCGTTTCAAGGAGGCAGGTCCGCCCGTGACCCTCGCCCCGAACGCCCAACTCCCGGACCGAGACCACTCCCCGGACCCCGCCCCGGGCGCCCCGGTCCGCCGCGCGCGCACCACACCGCCCTGGTGGTTCATGGCACCGGCCCTGCTGCTGTTCGCCTTCGTCGTCCTCGTCCCCAGCGCCCGCGGGCTGTACTACGCGTTCACCGACTGGGACGGCCTGGACCCCGACTTCACCTTCGTCGGCCTGGACAACTTCGCCGACATGACCCGGGACGCCGACGCGGTCCAGGCCATCTGGCACACCCTGCTCATCGCCGTGTCCATCACGGTCGCGCAGAACGCGGTGGGCCTGCTGCTGGCCCTCGGCGTCAACTCGGCCATCAGGTCCCGCAATCTGCTCAGGGTCCTGCTGTTCGCGCCCGCGGTGGTCACCCCGATCGTGACCGCCTACCTGTGGCGGAACCTGCTAGGCCCGGACGGCGCGGTCAACAGCCTCTTGGGTGCCGTAGGGCTCGACGGCCGGCAGCAGGACTGGCTGGGCAGCCCGGACCTGGCCCTGTGGACGATCGTCGCGGTGATCGTCTGGCAGTACGCGGGCTATTCGATGGTCATCTTCCTGGCCGGACTTCAGTCGGTGCCCCCGGAGATCCACGAGGCCGCGTCACTCGACGGCGCCGGCCCCGTGCGGCGCTTCTGGTCGGTGACCCGGCCGCTGCTCGCCCCGGCCTTCACGATCAACCTGCTGCTGTCGAGCATCGGCGGGCTCAAACTCTTCGACCAGGTCTACGCGTTGACCGGCGGCGGCCCCGGGCACGCGACCGACACCCTGTCCACGCTCATCTACAAGGACGCCTTCACGCTCGGCGAGTTCGGCTACAGCATCGCCCTCGCCGTGGTCCTGACGATCGTCGTCGCCATCGCCTCCACCGGTCAGTACGCCATGCTGTCCCGCAGCGAGAGGGCCGCCTCGTGAACCGCTACCGCCCCCGCACCCTCGCCCTCGAACTGTCGATGATCGCCATCGCGCTGACCGTCGGCTTCCCGGTCTACGTCCTGGTCAACCTCGCGGTGAGACCGGCCTCGGACACCTCGTCCCCCATCAGCCCGACCAGCTCGCCGACCCTGGACAACTTCACCACCGCCTGGCAACAGGGCGCCCTCGGCGGGGCGTTGGCTAACAGCCTGCTGGTGACGGCGTGCAGCGTCGTGATCGTGCTGGCCGTCTCCTCCCTGGCCGCCTACCCGCTGGCCCGCATCACGGCCCGCTGGTCGCGAGGCACCTACCTGCTGGTCCTCCTCGGCCTGGTACTGCCCTTCCAGCTCGCCTCCCTCCCGCTGTACCAGACCATGCGCGACCTGGGCCTCCTCGGCACCCCATGGGCCCTGGTGCTCTTCTACTCCGGCCTCCAGGTCCCGTTCACCGTCTTCCTGTACGCGGGATTCCTGCGCGCCCTGCCCCGTGACTTCGAGGACGCGGCCCTGATCGACGGCTGCTCCCCGCTCCAGGGCTTTTGGTACGTCGTCCTGCCCACGCTCAAGCCCATCACCGTGACCGCGCTGGTGCTCAACACGGTCTCCATCTGGAACGACTTCTTCACCCCGCTGCTGTATCTCAGCGGCAGCGCCCAGCAGACCATGCCCGTCGCGATCGCCGGTTTCGTCGGCCAGTACGTCACCGACTGGAACCTCATCTTCGCCGCCCTGGTGATCAGCATCCTGCCGGTCCTGCTCATCTACTTCCTCCTGCAACGCAGCATCATCAACGGCTTTGCCGGAGGGCTGCGGGGATGACGCCTCGCCATCACCCCGCCTTCCGCTCCGCAAGGGAGACACCATGAAGACACGCATGCTCACGGCCCTCGTCGCCACGGCAACGGCCACCGCCCTGCTGGCCGCATGCAGCGGCGGCACCAAGTCCGCGTCCGGGGGCGGCGGTTCCAAGACCCTGACGCTGGCCTCGGTCGACCAGGGCTCGATCGAGGACGTCGTCAAGGCGTTCGAGAAGGCCAATCCGGGCGTCAAGGTCCGCTACACCACCAGCGGCGCCGACCAGTACCAGCAGCAGATCCGCACCCAACTCGCCTCGGGCACCGCACCCGACGTGATGTCGGTGTGGCCCGGCAACGGCAATCCCAGCGCCACCCACGTC
This DNA window, taken from Streptomyces sp. NBC_00663, encodes the following:
- a CDS encoding carbohydrate ABC transporter permease; translated protein: MTLAPNAQLPDRDHSPDPAPGAPVRRARTTPPWWFMAPALLLFAFVVLVPSARGLYYAFTDWDGLDPDFTFVGLDNFADMTRDADAVQAIWHTLLIAVSITVAQNAVGLLLALGVNSAIRSRNLLRVLLFAPAVVTPIVTAYLWRNLLGPDGAVNSLLGAVGLDGRQQDWLGSPDLALWTIVAVIVWQYAGYSMVIFLAGLQSVPPEIHEAASLDGAGPVRRFWSVTRPLLAPAFTINLLLSSIGGLKLFDQVYALTGGGPGHATDTLSTLIYKDAFTLGEFGYSIALAVVLTIVVAIASTGQYAMLSRSERAAS
- a CDS encoding LacI family DNA-binding transcriptional regulator, whose product is MEPPKPARRVTIVDVARHARVSTTAVSKVLRNAYGASPEMRAKVRRAIDELGYRPLAAARGLRGQTYTIGVMLPDIRNPFFPEIVDGVTGRLADTDYQVFLGPGGCNDEQSEARVTEAMIDRGMDGIILIAPVSSRARLEHVASAVPTVVVGRHGHSPVYDTVTDDDMAGASLVVDHLVGLGHRRIAHIEHHETDPTRIAEMPNAQRADGYRRAMRAHGLADEIDIVSTTYTQQGGYEGARQLLARGRRPTAVFAGADIVAMGALEALAEAGLAVPGDISVAGYDNTTFASFSPISLTSVDQAGHEIGGNAVRLLLERIADRTKTSVQIKLSPTLVARRTTAAVSG
- a CDS encoding rhamnogalacturonan lyase family protein, which produces MHMSLTTRGRAATAAALLALASLWAVGPTDPASADTTAQSAQSAQSARVMENLGRGVVAVRNSSTQVLVSWRLLGLDPEGIGFNVYRSTAGGAYTRLNATALTAGTNYTDASADLTKSNSYRVTPVVGGQEQTPSGAFTLTANHATEPVVRVPLRSGGPVKFAWVGDLDGDGAYDYVIDRQTSPQTLEAYRSDGTFLWQVNLGPNSQNQDNIEPGSSTVDVGNWDGVTVYDFDSDGDAEVALKIADGVTFGDGATWTHADDSRQWMAVLDGRTGALSRYSSIPTTYLSDGPLAARLGVAYLNGTTPSLVAFMKNRQDGGAFNLMIGAWKYDGGSLDRQWTWQRGTQDAPDGHNTRAIDVNGDGTDEIAEIGFVLNGDGTLRYSMGPKGIVHGDRFHIADMDPSRPGLEGYGVQQDNPSGLLEYYYDASTGALIWQHYGGPADVGRGMAADIDSRYPGMEVWSFSGLYNARTNALTEPDTAKRPWPQLGLWWDGDLTAELLNDGKIEKWNPLNPTSTGSLPRLVSTWNYGAVDASQGINPLFVGDILGDWREEAMYTNATYDELIIFTTNQPTSTRLYTLAHNPAYRNAMTFKGYMQSHHVDYFLGSGMSTPPRPNITYAP
- a CDS encoding carbohydrate ABC transporter permease; the encoded protein is MNRYRPRTLALELSMIAIALTVGFPVYVLVNLAVRPASDTSSPISPTSSPTLDNFTTAWQQGALGGALANSLLVTACSVVIVLAVSSLAAYPLARITARWSRGTYLLVLLGLVLPFQLASLPLYQTMRDLGLLGTPWALVLFYSGLQVPFTVFLYAGFLRALPRDFEDAALIDGCSPLQGFWYVVLPTLKPITVTALVLNTVSIWNDFFTPLLYLSGSAQQTMPVAIAGFVGQYVTDWNLIFAALVISILPVLLIYFLLQRSIINGFAGGLRG